One segment of Tamlana crocina DNA contains the following:
- the coaBC gene encoding bifunctional phosphopantothenoylcysteine decarboxylase/phosphopantothenate--cysteine ligase CoaBC: MSILSGKNILLGVTGGIAAYKTAWLVRLLVKANANVKVVMTPAAKDFITPLTLSTLSKHPVHSSFTNEEDENAVWNNHVDLGLWADLFVIAPATANTLSKMANGVCDNLLMATYLSAKCPVYFAPAMDLDMYKHESTLRSLDTLKSYGNIMIPAESGELASGLVGEGRMAEPETIVGFIENDILGKLPLRGKKVLITAGPTYEAIDPVRFIGNHSSGKMGFEIAKAAANLGAEVILVSGPTHQKASHSLIEVIPVTSAQDMYEAVHQYFESVDVAILSAAVADFTPKEVAQQKIKKKSDTLTLELTKTKDILASLGDIKKQQYLVGFALETHNELENAKGKLKKKNLNLIVLNSLNDKGAGFKGDTNKVTFIDRKNQITEFELKSKAEVAADLMNKIISEIDA; encoded by the coding sequence ATGAGTATTTTAAGCGGAAAAAACATACTATTGGGAGTTACCGGTGGCATTGCGGCCTATAAAACAGCATGGCTGGTTAGACTGTTGGTTAAGGCCAACGCCAACGTAAAAGTAGTAATGACCCCGGCTGCCAAAGATTTTATTACACCGCTAACGCTTTCCACGCTTTCAAAGCATCCAGTACATTCGTCTTTTACCAATGAAGAAGATGAAAATGCCGTTTGGAACAACCATGTCGATTTGGGTTTGTGGGCCGATTTGTTTGTTATCGCGCCGGCTACCGCAAATACGCTTTCAAAGATGGCTAATGGAGTTTGTGATAATTTATTGATGGCGACGTATCTGTCAGCTAAATGCCCCGTGTATTTCGCTCCAGCCATGGATCTGGATATGTACAAACACGAAAGTACCTTGCGTTCGTTGGATACTTTAAAAAGCTACGGGAATATCATGATTCCTGCCGAAAGCGGGGAATTAGCCAGCGGATTGGTAGGCGAGGGTCGAATGGCCGAGCCTGAAACTATCGTTGGTTTCATTGAAAATGATATTTTAGGAAAATTGCCGTTACGCGGAAAAAAGGTGTTGATTACGGCTGGGCCAACTTACGAAGCCATAGATCCCGTGCGTTTTATTGGTAATCATTCCAGCGGCAAAATGGGCTTTGAAATTGCCAAAGCAGCCGCCAACCTTGGTGCAGAAGTGATTTTGGTTTCAGGGCCAACGCACCAAAAAGCATCACATAGTTTAATTGAAGTGATTCCGGTAACCAGTGCTCAAGACATGTATGAGGCCGTTCATCAATATTTTGAAAGTGTTGACGTGGCCATCCTTTCAGCGGCGGTGGCCGATTTCACCCCAAAAGAAGTTGCCCAACAAAAAATAAAAAAGAAGTCCGATACGTTAACTTTAGAGTTGACCAAAACCAAGGATATTTTGGCATCTTTGGGCGACATTAAAAAACAACAATATTTGGTCGGTTTTGCGTTGGAAACCCATAATGAATTGGAAAACGCAAAAGGAAAACTAAAAAAGAAAAATTTAAACTTAATTGTTTTAAATTCGTTAAATGATAAAGGTGCCGGATTTAAAGGCGACACCAATAAAGTGACTTTTATTGACCGTAAAAATCAAATCACTGAGTTCGAGTTAAAATCTAAAGCTGAAGTGGCGGCCGATTTAATGAATAAAATTATATCTGAGATTGATGCGTAA